In the Populus trichocarpa isolate Nisqually-1 chromosome 1, P.trichocarpa_v4.1, whole genome shotgun sequence genome, one interval contains:
- the LOC7471680 gene encoding tetrahydroberberine oxidase — protein sequence MNSLSSLMFPFLFLFLFSFSWVASADRHEDFLQCLQYQNSNAISKVIYTPINSSYSSVLQFSIRNGRFNTSATPKPLVIVTPLNVAHIQAAITCSQKHGLQIRVRSGGHDYEGLSYVAVIPFVVVDLINMRTVTVDVANKTAWVQGGATLGEVYYRIAEKSRTLAFPAGVCPTVGVGGHISGGGTGMIMRKYGLAVDHIIDAQLIDVKGRILDRASMGEDLFWAIRGGGGNTFGVVVAWKLELVPIPASVTVFNVTRILMKEDATKLIHQWQYAIEKFDEDLFSRIFIWRSANSTQEGKPMIQAAFTSLFLGGVDRLLSYMQESFPELGLVREDCIEMSWIESTVYFAQFPRNTSLEVLLNRGPRSTIFFKGKTDFVKEPIPKTALEGIWERLDQVDAESAELQFTAYGGKMNEIAESSTPFPHRAGTLYQIHYAISWDEEGIEAYAKYISWIRRLYSYMASYVSKNPRQAYVNYRDLDLGVNNLGNTSYRQASIWGTKYFKNNFDRLVRVKTAVDPANFFRNEQSIPPLSSW from the coding sequence ATGAACTCTCTAAGCTCTTTAATGTTCCCATTCCTGTTTCTCTTTCTGTTTTCATTCTCATGGGTAGCTTCAGCTGATCGTCATGAGGATTTTCTTCAATGCCTTCAATATCAAAACTCTAACGCCATTTCTAAGGTCATTTACACCCCAATCAACTCCTCATATTCATCTGTCTTGCAGTTTTCTATACGAAACGGCAGGTTCAACACAAGTGCCACCCCGAAACCACTAGTTATTGTTACACCTCTAAATGTAGCCCACATTCAAGCTGCCATTACTTGTTCCCAGAAACATGGCCTGCAAATTAGAGTCCGCAGTGGTGGCCATGACTACGAGGGTCTCTCTTATGTTGCTGTTATACCCTTCGTGGTTGTTGATCTAATCAATATGCGAACAGTTACTGTTGATGTAGCAAATAAAACTGCATGGGTTCAAGGTGGGGCTACTTTAGGCGAAGTTTACTATAGAATTGCCGAGAAAAGTAGAACTCTTGCCTTCCCAGCGGGTGTTTGCCCTACAGTGGGAGTTGGTGGTCACATTAGCGGAGGAGGAACTGGCATGATCATGCGTAAATATGGCCTCGCTGTAGATCATATTATTGATGCACAATTAATCGATGTCAAGGGTAGAATCCTTGATAGAGCATCAATGGGAGAAGATCTCTTTTGGGCTATTCGAGGCGGTGGAGGAAATACCTTTGGAGTAGTTGTTGCTTGGAAACTAGAATTGGTTCCAATTCCAGCTTCTGTAACTGTCTTCAATGTCACAAGAATATTAATGAAAGAAGATGCAACAAAACTCATTCATCAATGGCAATACGCAATAGAAAAGTTCGACGAAGATTTATTCTCAAGAATTTTCATATGGAGATCAGCTAACTCTACTCAAGAAGGAAAGCCAATGATACAAGCTGCATTCACTTCTTTGTTTCTTGGCGGGGTAGATAGGCTTCTTTCTTATATGCAAGAGAGCTTTCCCGAGCTTGGTTTGGTGAGAGAGGATTGCATTGAAATGAGTTGGATCGAGTCTACAGTCTACTTTGCTCAATTTCCTCGTAATACATCCTTGGAAGTGTTGCTTAATAGGGGTCCTCGATCCACAATctttttcaaaggaaaaactGACTTTGTTAAGGAACCTATACCTAAAACTGCATTGGAAGGAATATGGGAAAGGCTTGACCAAGTCGATGCTGAATCGGCTGAATTGCAATTCACTGCCTATGGAGGAAAGATGAACGAAATTGCAGAATCCAGCACTCCATTTCCTCATAGAGCCGGAACTCTATACCAAATTCATTATGCAATCTCTTGGGATGAAGAAGGCATTGAGGCATATGCAAAATATATAAGTTGGATCAGAAGGCTTTACAGCTACATGGCGTCTTATGTTTCAAAAAATCCCAGACAAGCATATGTCAACTATAGAGATCTTGACCTAGGAGTGAACAACCTAGGCAACACAAGTTACAGACAAGCTAGCATTTGGGGTACCAAATATTTCAAGAACAACTTCGACAGGTTGGTGCGAGTCAAGACCGCAGTTGATCCAGCTAATTTCTTTAGAAATGAACAAAGCATTCCTCCTTTATCATCTTGGTGA